Proteins from one Oryza sativa Japonica Group chromosome 12, ASM3414082v1 genomic window:
- the LOC4352862 gene encoding ras-related protein Rab5A, giving the protein MAANPGNKIRNAKLVLLGDVGTGKSSLVLRFVKGQFVEFQESTIGAAFFSQTLAVNDETVKFEIWDTAGQERYHSLAPMYYRGAAAAIVVYDITNAASFTRAKKWVQELQAQGNPNTIMALAGNKADMVEARQVPAEEAKTYAQENGLFFMETSAKTAINVNDVFHEIAKRLLQGQQAQDTPAGMVLNQRPAERMVSSSSCCS; this is encoded by the exons ATGGCGGCCAACCCCGGCAACAAGATCCGCAACGCCAAGCTG GTTCTTCTTGGAGATGTGGGCACGGGCAAGTCGAGCCTCGTTCTCCGGTTTGTGAAGGGCCAGTTTGTTGAGTTCCAG GAGTCCACCATCGGCGCGGCCTTCTTCTCGCAAACCTTGGCGGTTAACGATGAGACGGTGAAGTTCGAAATCTGGGATACTGCAGGGCAGGAGAGGTATCATAGCTTGGCTCCGATGTACTATCGGGGTGCGGCTGCCGCGATAGTTGTCTACGACATCACAAATGCG GCCTCTTTCACACGTGCAAAAAAATGGGTTCAAGAACTTCAAGCGCAAG GAAACCCAAACACGATAATGGCTCTTGCTGGTAACAAGGCTGATATGGTAGAGGCGAGGCAGGTGCCAGCAGAA GAGGCAAAGACCTACGCACAAGAGAATGGCCTTTTCTTCATGGAAACATCTGCGAAAACGGCGATCAATGTGAACGATGTATTCCACGAGATCG CAAAGAGATTGCTTCAAGGACAGCAGGCTCAAGACACACCGGCTGGAATGGTTCTCAACCAGAGACCAGCTGAGAGGATGGTGAGCAGTTCTTCATGCTGCTCATAA